A stretch of DNA from Halioglobus japonicus:
CGTGGTTGGCATTTATCGATGTGTTCCGCACCTTGCGCCAGGCTTCATTCAGGACACTCTTTACTGCGATTCTGGTGTTCTGCACGCTGGCGGGTATTGTCCAGACGCTGCTGATTTACGTGGCAACCTATGTCTTCGAATTTCAGCCCGAACATCTGGCCGGTCTGGCGAGCTCTGTTCTGGTGGGCATTCTGTTTGCGTCTCTGGTCGCTCAGGGTTTGTCGCGTCGTTTCGACAAGCGTTGGGCGCTGAACATCTGTGTGGTCACCGGCGGGGTTTTCGCCTTCTCACCCCAGGTGCTGTACTTTGGTGGCTATCTCGAGACCATCAGTACCGAGCTGAAGTTTGTGCTGATATTCAGTCTCAACGGGATGTCCCATATTTTCTTTATTGCCTACATGATTCTTCTGGATTCGATGCTCTCCGATTGTATCGATGAGCACCAGCTTAATAGTGGCAAGCGGGAAGAGGGTTTGTTCTTCGCGGCCAGATCGTTTGCTACCAAGGCGAGCTACGGTTTGGGTAGCTTCTTTGCAGGTGTGGGTCTGGATATTATCCGCTTTCCCCAGTCCGCCAACCCTGAATCAGTGCCGCAGGAGGCGGTGACAAGTTTGGCCATCTTCTCTGGACCGGTGATGTTTATTCTGTTTGTAGCAACGGTAGCGATCTCGAGCCGGTATCCCATGACCGAGGCACGTCACCGCGAGATTATGCGGCAAATAGAAGCGGGGTGAAGAAAGGGCCCGGCACGATGCCGGGCCCGCGCAGCTTAGAAATCGAACTGGACTTCCAGGCTGTAGGTGCGTGGGGCGTTGGGCCATCCAGTGAGAGCACGGGTAGAGTTGAGACGATTTAGACTGGTGTAAGTTTCCTCGTCAGTCAGGTTTCTGCCGCTGAGGATGACGCGCCAGTTCTGGTTCGGAGAGAACCAGGTGGCCATGGCATCCACACGGTCGTAGGAATCGGCCAGGGTAGCGGCAGTATTGAAGGCATCATACTGGCGTTCATCCACCCAGGAGTAGCTTCCCGACAACACCCAATCACCGGCACTTGCGGTCAGAATCTCGTAGCTCGCATTGATAAAGAACTTATTCTCTGGCGCCTGAATCAGAGGGTTGCCGGACAAATCTTTGGGGCCGCCGTCGGGATCACCAATGGTATCGATCTCGCAGCAGAAGTCGGAGTACTCACCGTGCAGGTAGCTGTAGTTGGCCATCAGTGTCAGTTGATCGGTGGCCAGCCAGGTGGCTTCCAGTTCGATGCCGTATACCTCGGATTCAGCGGCATTAGTGAGCTGTTGCACCGGCAGGTTTTGCTCGGTCAGGCGCGGTACGCGTACCTGCATATCACTGTAGTCGTAGTAGTAGGCAGCGGCATTCAGACGCACGGTGTCGTTGAATGTGCCCTTGTAACCGATTTCGTAGGAGAGAACGGTTTCTTCGTCAAAGCTCGGCTCTGGCGTGAGGGTGCCCAGATTAAAGCCGCCGGCTTTGTAGCCATTGGCAATGCTCGCGTAGATTAACGTATCTTCGTAAGGCGTATAGTCCAGAACTACCCGGCCCGACACATTGCTCCAATCGTCCTTGACCCGGCGATTATCAATGGCGTCATCCAGTACCAGGAAGCCACAGCAGTTCTCCGGGAAGCCAAACGCCTGCCACAGTGGGATCAGTGCCTCTGCGCCGGGGATCGCTTCCACGTCTGCGGCAATAAACTGTGACTCGAAGCCCTGTTTGTCATCCTGGGTGTAGCGGGCGCCGACGGTCAGCTTCCATTCTGGATTGAACTGGTAGTTGGCATCTGCATAGACTGCGAGCGATTCGCTCTCGAGGTCAGCCTGTTGCCGCACCTGGTCGCGCCCCGGGTTGGGCTGCAGGGTGTCCATGTTCAGGAAATCAACATCGTCAACGGTGTAGTCGAGGTAGTTGGCCGTGGGGGTGTAGGCGCGGTAGGGCTGCGACTTATCCTCCTCCCAATAGTAGATACCTGCGACCCACTGCAGTTCTCCATCGTTATCGGAGATCAGCTGGATTTCGTGGCTGCTACTGTCCTGAATCTGCTCGATGCTTTCCAGGCCGCGTGTATCAGGATTGGAAGTGAAGCCGAAATCGCCGTCAGTGCCACTGAATTCGTTCTCAATGTAGCTGCCAATGTAGCGCACAGAAAGTGTGTCCAGGTGCCATGTAAGCTGTGCCGTCCACTTGTGGTTGTCTTCGTCTTTGGCTCGCAGTACGTCGCCGTGATCGATGGTGTAGATGTCCTTAACGGTGGGGTTTTCCTTGTCCCACTGATACTGTTCACTGAGGAAGAAGCCGTCCTGGGTCTGCAGGTCGGACTGGTAGGGCGTGATGAGTACGCCTGGAGACAGCAGGCCGCTGCGATGGTCATCCGTAAGGTCGCTGGCATAGCTCAACCATACGTCCAGATTGTCAGTAATATCCCAGCTTAATTGAGCTCCGAATCCGGTGTTATCTAGATCCCAAATATCCTTGCCGGATTGATTTTCAATATAGCCATCGCGGGTCTGCTGATACGCATAGACACGGTAGCCCAGGTTGTCACCCAGCGGTCCTGAGGAAGAGGCGCCGAGATTAACGGTGTCGTAGTTGCCAACCGTGGCCCGCACGTGATGTTCGAACTCTTCGGTGGGACGCTTGGTGGTGACATTGACCGCGCCGCCAGTGGCATTGCGTCCGAATAAGGTGCCCTGTGGCCCACGCAGTATCTCCACGCGTTCTGTGGTCAGGGAGGTTGAGCGGCTCAGCACATTGATTTCTGATGAATAAACCTGGTCAACGTAGACCGCAATACCGGGTTCTGTGCCCAGTGAGTTGGTGACACGACCCACGCCGCGCAAGGCCAGTCGCGCCGGTTCTTCGCGCACGGAAAGCGAGGGTACCAGCGCTTCGTAGTCACCCGCAGAGGTGATATTCAGATCATCGAGCATGTCTCCGGACAGCGCGGTAATGGCAATGGCGGTATCCTGCAGGCTTTCGGCGCGCTTCTGGGCGGTGACAATGACTTCTTCCAGTACGGCCTGGGCCTGTGATTGGCCTGACAACACGGCGCTGACCACCGCCACCGCCAGGGTGCATTTGCGAAGTTGCATAGAGTCTTCCTTGCGTTAAATCTTTATAGGGTTATGAGCCTTACACTATATCCCCGGAAGTCTTGCAGCCTGTGTCACCTGGGTGACACTCGGGAGGCCAATAAGGCTGGCTAATTGCCCCATATTCATCCAATTAATTGGCTCGATTACTGACAATAGTTTTTACTTGGGTCCGCCACTGCTACTATGCAGTCCCTTTGGTCGAAACTATGGAGATAACACATGGCGAAAAGCACAGTCACTCTAGAGGAATTCCACGCTCTGGTAGGAACCAAATTCGAGCCCGGCCCCTGGATTACCATCGCCCAGGACCGCATCAATACCTTCGCTGACTGCACCGAAGACCACCAGTTTATTCACATCGATGAAGAGGCGGCCAAGCAGACCCCCTTTGGCGGCACCATCGCCCACGGCTTTCTGACCCTGTCGATGCTGGTGAAGATGATCGAAGAGGTCGGTGCCATGCCGGATAACATTGTCATGGGCATGAACTATGGCTTTGACAAAATCCGCTTCCTGTCGCCGGTGCGCGCGGGCAAGCGTGTTCGCGCCAATGTCGAACTGTTAAGCCTCACCGAAAAAGAAGGCGGACGATTGCTGATCAAGCAGGGCATTTCCGTGGAAATCGAAGGCGAGGAAACACCCGCCCTGGTTGCTGAATGGCTCAACATGGTGGTTTGTGCCTGACTGGCGCTCACCCCGATTCAAGAGGAAGTAGAAGTATGACAATTCGTTATGACGGCCAGGTGGCCATTGTTACCGGTTCTGGACAAGGCCTGGGTCGCTGCCATGCGATCGAGCTGGCGGCGCGCGGCGCCAAAGTGGTTGTGAATGACCTGGGCGGCGCGACCGACGGTACCGGCGGCTCCAGTGAAGCGGCGCTTGCCGTAGTGGCCGAAATCGAAGCGGCAGGTGGCGAAGCCATTGCCAACGGTGCCAACGTGGCCAAGTTCGACGAGGTGGAAGCCATGGTCCAGCAGGCCATGGACAAGTGGGGCCGGGTCGACATCCTGATCAACAATGCCGGTATCCTGCGTGACAAGAGTTTCGCCAAGGGCTCCCTGGACGACTTCAAGATGGTGGTAGACGTGCACCTGATGGGCACGATCAACTGCACCAAGGCCTGCTGGGACATTATGCGTGAGCAGGAGTACGGCCGTATTGTTGTGACGACCTCTTCATCCGGGCTCTACGGTAACTTCGGGCAGACCAACTATGGCGCCGCCAAGCTGGGTGTTGTGGGTGCCATGAATACACTTGTTCAGGAAGGCGCGAAGTACAACATCAAGGTCAATGCTCTGGCGCCCACCGCGGCGACTCGCATGACCGAAGGCCTGATGCCCCAGGAGGCGCTGGATCTGCTGGTACCTGAGAAAGTGACTCCTGCGGTGTTGTATCTGGTGAGCGAAGAGGCTCCTACCCGCACCATCCTGTGTGCAGGTGCAGGTGGCTATTCAGTCGCTCGCATGATTGAGACCGAAGGTGTTTACCTGCCCGAGGGCCAGCAAACGCCAGAGGCGATTGCCGCCAACTGGGATGCGATTACCGATCCCGCAGGCGAACGCGCGCTGCAGGCAGGCGGAGAGCAGGGCTTCAAATTTGTCGCCAAGGCCGCAGAGGCGCTCGGAATCACCGGGGAGTAAGTGGCATGAGAGCAGTAA
This window harbors:
- a CDS encoding TonB-dependent receptor; this translates as MQLRKCTLAVAVVSAVLSGQSQAQAVLEEVIVTAQKRAESLQDTAIAITALSGDMLDDLNITSAGDYEALVPSLSVREEPARLALRGVGRVTNSLGTEPGIAVYVDQVYSSEINVLSRSTSLTTERVEILRGPQGTLFGRNATGGAVNVTTKRPTEEFEHHVRATVGNYDTVNLGASSSGPLGDNLGYRVYAYQQTRDGYIENQSGKDIWDLDNTGFGAQLSWDITDNLDVWLSYASDLTDDHRSGLLSPGVLITPYQSDLQTQDGFFLSEQYQWDKENPTVKDIYTIDHGDVLRAKDEDNHKWTAQLTWHLDTLSVRYIGSYIENEFSGTDGDFGFTSNPDTRGLESIEQIQDSSSHEIQLISDNDGELQWVAGIYYWEEDKSQPYRAYTPTANYLDYTVDDVDFLNMDTLQPNPGRDQVRQQADLESESLAVYADANYQFNPEWKLTVGARYTQDDKQGFESQFIAADVEAIPGAEALIPLWQAFGFPENCCGFLVLDDAIDNRRVKDDWSNVSGRVVLDYTPYEDTLIYASIANGYKAGGFNLGTLTPEPSFDEETVLSYEIGYKGTFNDTVRLNAAAYYYDYSDMQVRVPRLTEQNLPVQQLTNAAESEVYGIELEATWLATDQLTLMANYSYLHGEYSDFCCEIDTIGDPDGGPKDLSGNPLIQAPENKFFINASYEILTASAGDWVLSGSYSWVDERQYDAFNTAATLADSYDRVDAMATWFSPNQNWRVILSGRNLTDEETYTSLNRLNSTRALTGWPNAPRTYSLEVQFDF
- a CDS encoding MaoC family dehydratase; protein product: MAKSTVTLEEFHALVGTKFEPGPWITIAQDRINTFADCTEDHQFIHIDEEAAKQTPFGGTIAHGFLTLSMLVKMIEEVGAMPDNIVMGMNYGFDKIRFLSPVRAGKRVRANVELLSLTEKEGGRLLIKQGISVEIEGEETPALVAEWLNMVVCA
- a CDS encoding SDR family NAD(P)-dependent oxidoreductase produces the protein MTIRYDGQVAIVTGSGQGLGRCHAIELAARGAKVVVNDLGGATDGTGGSSEAALAVVAEIEAAGGEAIANGANVAKFDEVEAMVQQAMDKWGRVDILINNAGILRDKSFAKGSLDDFKMVVDVHLMGTINCTKACWDIMREQEYGRIVVTTSSSGLYGNFGQTNYGAAKLGVVGAMNTLVQEGAKYNIKVNALAPTAATRMTEGLMPQEALDLLVPEKVTPAVLYLVSEEAPTRTILCAGAGGYSVARMIETEGVYLPEGQQTPEAIAANWDAITDPAGERALQAGGEQGFKFVAKAAEALGITGE